From a region of the Azospirillum formosense genome:
- a CDS encoding SH3 domain-containing protein codes for MLRWPRSAVWTVALVLVTANTAFAPQALADDKRVALVIGNAQYQEGGPAAGVGANAAVVADALRRAGFTVTAAENLDHRGMVAALSRFQDALGQADLGFLYYSGVALSLSAKGFLVPVDAKPGSEYDVIFDTIELDYALKEIQRSGRKAVAVFDPVPAHPLADRLASAMGEEGRSVKPALAAPAALDNLFVVYSHRPGTPPATAAGKGADAFSTALAQEMVKPGVPLRDALAEVARTVVGRTRGTQHPWLQDRLGADLVLVPGPRAPSAPAVARTEEAPSAVAATTPEPKAIEPKPLPQKAEEKPAAPAVAEVEVDPLNEKRVVTRDTNLRAGPDTKAAVVGTLRHDSEVTVTGRTRRNGGWLRVEQDGKTGFAFSSNLARPEEVPVASAQPTTPQQPPQPAMLAPGVYTVARDANLFARPVLGARSLRDLEQGQRVTLLQAAPDSGWVLVRDSSGQEGYVTTGTLAGRSGEAVSMGGAAPNAYPPPTVVRNDVDPAAGALSGTTGPTRLAALPDGGGDSAAGRSTTGADPVVAGLAEPYRDAVQAGRNAAARAARSATAGRGAEAKAREAQAAARRAAGQARGGESGYGVHRFPNGDVYEGAWNRGLGNFSLQGTISRNGVGVYRFANGQVYEGEWKDDQMSGYGVLGFPSGDRFEGTFVNAVPNGPGVYRFANGDSYTGEVRQGRVDGHGELAFTNGERFNGVVVDRLPAGPGELSMRGGTRHVGQFRGGIQDGPGAAIDAAGAMQPGIWRGATLLSR; via the coding sequence GTGTTGCGCTGGCCCCGGAGCGCCGTTTGGACCGTTGCGCTGGTCCTGGTGACGGCGAACACCGCCTTTGCCCCCCAGGCGCTCGCCGACGACAAGCGCGTGGCGCTGGTGATCGGCAACGCGCAGTACCAGGAGGGCGGCCCGGCCGCCGGGGTGGGCGCCAACGCCGCGGTCGTCGCCGACGCGCTGCGCCGCGCCGGCTTCACCGTCACCGCCGCCGAGAACCTCGACCACCGCGGCATGGTCGCGGCGCTGAGCCGGTTCCAGGACGCGCTGGGGCAGGCCGACCTGGGCTTCCTCTACTACTCCGGCGTGGCGCTGAGCCTGTCGGCCAAGGGCTTCCTGGTGCCGGTGGACGCCAAGCCCGGCTCCGAATACGACGTGATCTTCGACACCATCGAGCTGGATTACGCGCTGAAGGAGATCCAGCGCAGCGGGCGCAAGGCCGTCGCCGTGTTCGACCCGGTGCCCGCCCACCCGCTGGCCGACCGGCTGGCATCGGCGATGGGCGAGGAGGGGCGGTCGGTCAAGCCGGCGCTGGCGGCCCCGGCGGCGCTCGACAACCTGTTCGTCGTCTACTCGCACCGGCCCGGCACGCCGCCCGCGACGGCGGCCGGCAAGGGGGCGGACGCCTTCTCAACCGCCCTGGCGCAGGAGATGGTCAAGCCGGGCGTGCCGCTGCGCGACGCGCTGGCCGAGGTCGCCCGCACCGTCGTCGGACGCACGCGGGGGACGCAGCATCCCTGGCTCCAGGACCGGCTGGGCGCGGACCTCGTGCTGGTGCCCGGCCCGCGCGCGCCGTCCGCCCCCGCCGTCGCCCGGACGGAGGAGGCGCCATCCGCCGTGGCGGCGACGACTCCTGAACCCAAGGCAATCGAACCCAAGCCGCTGCCGCAGAAGGCGGAGGAAAAGCCCGCCGCCCCGGCAGTCGCCGAGGTCGAGGTGGACCCGCTGAACGAGAAGCGGGTGGTGACGCGCGACACCAACCTGCGCGCCGGTCCCGACACCAAGGCGGCGGTCGTCGGCACGCTGCGCCACGACAGCGAGGTCACGGTCACCGGGCGGACCCGGCGCAACGGCGGCTGGCTGCGCGTCGAGCAGGACGGCAAGACCGGCTTCGCCTTCTCCAGCAACCTCGCCAGGCCGGAGGAGGTGCCGGTCGCCTCCGCCCAACCCACGACGCCCCAGCAACCGCCCCAGCCGGCGATGCTGGCTCCCGGCGTCTACACGGTGGCGCGCGACGCCAACCTGTTCGCCCGCCCGGTGCTGGGCGCCCGCAGCCTGCGCGACCTGGAGCAGGGGCAACGGGTGACGCTGCTCCAGGCGGCGCCCGACTCCGGCTGGGTGCTGGTGCGGGATTCGTCGGGGCAGGAGGGCTACGTCACCACCGGGACATTGGCGGGCCGGTCGGGCGAAGCGGTGTCCATGGGCGGTGCGGCGCCCAACGCCTACCCGCCGCCCACGGTGGTTCGCAACGATGTCGACCCGGCGGCCGGCGCGCTGTCCGGCACGACCGGCCCGACGCGGCTGGCCGCCCTTCCCGATGGTGGCGGGGACAGCGCCGCCGGGCGCTCGACGACCGGCGCGGACCCGGTCGTCGCCGGGCTGGCCGAACCGTACCGCGATGCCGTGCAGGCGGGCCGCAACGCCGCCGCCCGTGCCGCGCGCTCCGCCACCGCCGGGCGCGGGGCGGAGGCGAAGGCGCGCGAGGCCCAGGCCGCCGCCCGCCGCGCCGCCGGTCAGGCCCGCGGCGGGGAGTCGGGCTACGGGGTGCACCGCTTCCCCAACGGCGACGTCTACGAGGGGGCTTGGAACCGCGGGCTGGGCAACTTCTCCCTTCAGGGCACGATCAGCCGCAACGGCGTCGGCGTCTACCGCTTCGCCAACGGGCAGGTCTATGAGGGGGAGTGGAAGGACGACCAGATGTCCGGCTACGGCGTCCTGGGCTTCCCGTCCGGCGACCGCTTCGAGGGGACCTTCGTGAACGCCGTGCCGAACGGGCCGGGCGTCTACCGCTTCGCCAACGGCGATTCCTACACGGGCGAGGTCCGCCAGGGCCGGGTGGACGGCCATGGCGAGCTGGCCTTCACCAACGGCGAGCGGTTCAACGGCGTGGTGGTGGACCGGCTCCCGGCGGGGCCGGGCGAGCTGTCGATGCGCGGCGGCACCCGCCATGTCGGGCAGTTCCGCGGCGGCATCCAGGACGGTCCGGGGGCGGCCATCGACGCCGCCGGTGCCATGCAGCCCGGCATCTGGCGCGGCGCGACGCTCTTGAGCCGGTAA
- a CDS encoding SUMF1/EgtB/PvdO family nonheme iron enzyme, with amino-acid sequence MAARLHRFVSCRLLLALTAGLLLAVAAWTVPAPAATAPEQRIALVIGVGAYRHATELPNPRNDARAMAAALRKLGFAVEERYDLDNRGMAEALRGFGIQAAQADVALLYFAGHGMQVGGTNFLIPADARLERERDLVYEALPLNLPMGELAQARKLGILILDACRNNPFADRLVRSGTKKTEVHSGFARVDDTPTDTLVAMATRADAVAEDGQGDHSPYTASLLKNFDVPGLELSLFFRRVRDDVMQITQGRQEPFLYGSLGAAPFYFNPLPENRPPQLAAFKTLEVFDRGGTEGLGIARPSDPDNDQLFAQVTGLPRGGGVRIGDRVVLIGDYLTLDQLTAATFRADATHLGDAGSFEFAVMDGRGGVARGAVPILIKPSNRPPVAVAERSVRAVVNSLRLEVPTDPDGDPLTFTVSAVPERGKVHDGTTTLKPGDKLAPERLTALTFDPERAPAGRAGVFSVLVEDGRGGRTTMSALLEVEEAGAAPPQADLEESLWRRVRDSRDADALDAFLRLFGTGPFAAPARDRLNRLRAESAKVAAATAAGGAGSSGPSGNGAGNGAGSGAPGGKATPPPELQLDTTGEGVYVAVADAELRAGPDARSERVGALAKDGAVRVLGRVADADWYRVALDDGTQGGVQGFVRGPALRPAGPEDRQRLALAAPAQPGGSQGRAQGNGSSFQDCPACPPMMRIPAGSFVMGSERGDASQRPPHRVTFARPFAIGVYEVTVANWRACVEGGGCAAMPRMRNPSDDTPVHNIHVEDALAYTEWLSRKTGQRYRLPSEAEWEYAARGGSAARFAWGDSLTPGARLANCRDCGGAADRALPAPVGSFQPNAFGLYDTSGGVAEWVADCWNPGYKGAPTDGSAWTEGDCRKRVLRGGSWRDGQDAIAVTARIGYDADVRYFADGLRVARDLN; translated from the coding sequence ATGGCTGCGCGCCTTCACCGTTTCGTCTCGTGCCGCCTCCTGCTGGCGCTGACCGCCGGCCTTCTGCTGGCCGTGGCGGCGTGGACCGTGCCCGCTCCGGCGGCCACCGCGCCGGAGCAGCGCATCGCCCTGGTCATCGGTGTCGGCGCCTACCGTCACGCCACCGAACTGCCCAACCCGCGCAACGACGCCCGCGCCATGGCGGCGGCCTTGCGCAAGCTGGGCTTCGCGGTGGAGGAGCGCTACGACCTCGACAACCGCGGCATGGCCGAGGCGTTGCGCGGCTTCGGCATCCAGGCGGCCCAGGCCGACGTGGCGCTGCTCTATTTCGCCGGCCACGGCATGCAGGTGGGCGGCACCAATTTCCTGATCCCCGCCGACGCCCGGCTGGAGCGCGAGCGCGATCTGGTCTACGAGGCGCTGCCGCTGAACCTGCCGATGGGCGAGCTGGCCCAGGCGCGCAAGCTGGGCATCTTGATCCTGGACGCCTGCCGCAACAACCCCTTCGCCGACCGTCTGGTGCGGTCCGGCACCAAGAAGACGGAGGTGCATTCCGGCTTCGCCCGCGTCGACGACACGCCGACCGACACGCTGGTCGCCATGGCCACCCGCGCCGACGCGGTGGCCGAGGACGGGCAGGGCGACCACAGCCCCTACACCGCGTCGCTGTTGAAGAACTTCGACGTGCCGGGGCTGGAGCTGAGCCTGTTCTTCCGCCGCGTGCGCGACGACGTCATGCAGATCACCCAGGGCCGGCAGGAGCCCTTCCTCTATGGCTCGCTCGGCGCCGCCCCCTTCTACTTCAACCCGCTGCCCGAGAACCGGCCGCCGCAGCTCGCCGCCTTCAAGACGCTGGAGGTGTTCGACCGCGGCGGGACGGAGGGGCTCGGCATCGCGCGGCCCAGCGATCCCGACAACGACCAGCTCTTCGCCCAGGTCACCGGCCTGCCGCGCGGCGGCGGGGTGCGCATCGGCGACCGGGTGGTGCTGATCGGCGACTACCTGACGCTGGACCAGCTCACCGCCGCGACCTTCCGGGCCGACGCCACCCACCTCGGCGACGCCGGCAGCTTCGAGTTCGCGGTGATGGACGGGCGCGGCGGGGTGGCGCGGGGCGCCGTGCCGATCCTCATCAAACCGAGCAACCGCCCGCCGGTCGCCGTCGCCGAGCGCAGCGTGCGCGCCGTCGTCAACAGCCTGCGGCTGGAGGTGCCGACCGACCCGGACGGCGATCCGCTGACCTTCACCGTCAGCGCCGTGCCGGAGCGCGGCAAGGTCCACGACGGCACCACAACGCTGAAGCCCGGCGACAAGCTGGCGCCGGAGCGGCTGACCGCCCTGACCTTCGACCCGGAACGGGCGCCGGCGGGCCGCGCCGGGGTGTTCAGCGTGCTGGTCGAGGACGGGCGCGGCGGGCGCACGACGATGAGCGCACTGCTGGAGGTGGAGGAGGCCGGCGCCGCGCCGCCGCAGGCCGATCTGGAGGAGTCGCTGTGGCGCCGCGTGCGCGACAGCCGCGACGCCGACGCGCTGGACGCCTTCCTGCGGCTCTTCGGCACCGGCCCCTTCGCCGCCCCGGCGCGGGACCGGCTGAACCGGCTGCGCGCCGAATCGGCCAAGGTCGCCGCAGCCACCGCGGCGGGCGGGGCGGGGAGCAGCGGGCCCTCCGGCAATGGTGCCGGCAACGGCGCGGGCAGCGGGGCGCCCGGCGGCAAGGCCACGCCGCCGCCGGAACTCCAGCTCGACACCACCGGGGAGGGGGTGTACGTGGCCGTCGCCGACGCGGAGCTGCGCGCCGGGCCGGACGCGCGGTCGGAGCGGGTCGGCGCCCTCGCCAAGGACGGCGCGGTGCGGGTGCTGGGCCGGGTGGCCGACGCCGACTGGTACCGGGTGGCCCTGGATGACGGCACCCAGGGCGGCGTGCAGGGCTTCGTCCGCGGCCCCGCGCTGCGCCCCGCCGGGCCGGAGGACCGCCAGCGGCTCGCGCTCGCCGCGCCGGCCCAGCCGGGAGGGTCGCAGGGGCGGGCGCAGGGCAACGGCAGCAGCTTCCAGGACTGCCCCGCCTGCCCGCCGATGATGCGCATCCCCGCCGGCAGCTTCGTCATGGGCAGCGAGCGCGGCGACGCCAGCCAGCGCCCGCCCCACCGCGTCACCTTCGCCCGTCCCTTCGCCATCGGGGTCTACGAGGTGACGGTCGCCAACTGGCGGGCCTGCGTGGAGGGCGGTGGCTGCGCCGCCATGCCGCGGATGCGCAACCCCTCCGACGACACGCCGGTCCACAACATCCACGTCGAGGACGCGCTGGCCTACACCGAGTGGCTCAGCCGCAAGACCGGGCAGCGCTACCGCCTGCCCAGCGAGGCCGAGTGGGAGTATGCGGCGCGCGGCGGCAGCGCCGCGCGTTTCGCCTGGGGGGACAGCCTGACGCCGGGGGCGCGGCTGGCCAACTGCCGCGACTGCGGCGGGGCCGCCGACCGCGCCCTGCCGGCGCCGGTCGGCAGCTTCCAGCCCAACGCCTTCGGCCTCTACGACACCAGCGGCGGCGTGGCGGAATGGGTCGCCGACTGCTGGAACCCCGGCTACAAGGGCGCCCCGACGGACGGCAGCGCCTGGACGGAGGGGGATTGCCGCAAGCGGGTGCTGCGCGGCGGCTCCTGGCGGGACGGGCAGGACGCCATCGCCGTCACCGCCCGCATCGGCTACGACGCCGACGTGCGCTACTTCGCCGACGGGTTGCGGGTGGCCCGCGACCTCAACTGA
- a CDS encoding DUF3126 family protein, translating to MPPAKPTVAKMTETEIARVQTYLRKTLGNDKIIIQPPEKAGQSAEVMLGDEFVGTLHRDVDEGEVSYALHVVILEEDLPAAPTTRR from the coding sequence ATGCCGCCCGCCAAGCCGACGGTCGCCAAGATGACCGAAACCGAAATCGCCCGTGTGCAGACCTATCTGCGCAAGACTCTCGGCAACGACAAGATCATCATCCAGCCGCCCGAGAAGGCCGGCCAGTCCGCGGAGGTCATGCTGGGCGACGAGTTCGTCGGCACCCTGCACCGCGACGTGGACGAGGGTGAGGTCTCCTACGCCCTGCACGTCGTCATTCTGGAAGAAGACCTGCCGGCCGCCCCGACAACCCGTCGCTGA
- a CDS encoding cupin domain-containing protein, with protein sequence MSQNDAPANDSVTFAVSHADPADFKRDGLRPFFEYRDLGIRAATAGKANAHVIRARPGEASHGGWHRHALDFQMVYVLKGWVKFAYEGVGEVHLQAGSCVHQPPGIRHVEIAHSDDLEMLEITLPADFPTEGAEPPAGN encoded by the coding sequence ATGTCCCAGAACGACGCGCCTGCGAACGATTCGGTGACCTTCGCGGTCAGCCATGCCGATCCGGCGGATTTCAAACGCGACGGTCTGCGGCCCTTCTTCGAGTACCGGGACCTGGGCATCCGCGCCGCCACGGCGGGCAAGGCGAACGCCCACGTCATCCGCGCCCGCCCCGGCGAGGCGTCGCACGGTGGCTGGCACCGCCACGCGCTGGATTTCCAGATGGTCTATGTGCTGAAGGGCTGGGTGAAGTTCGCCTACGAAGGCGTGGGGGAGGTGCACCTGCAGGCCGGGTCCTGCGTGCACCAGCCGCCGGGCATCCGGCACGTCGAGATCGCGCATTCCGACGATCTGGAGATGCTGGAGATCACGCTTCCCGCCGATTTCCCGACCGAAGGGGCCGAGCCCCCCGCCGGGAACTGA
- a CDS encoding AMP-binding protein — protein MDHAVAESAGQPPLPQDVAVNPIRSAADWQSQRAACAADPGAFHGAIAAETIHWFDGAHWLMRDADGVWRGWNAATGEPADQATARADWTPWTQAFDGSEAPFYRWFAGGLTNAAFNEVDRHVLSGHGSEPAYWYEGDRWDAAANGGRGGPVHHVTLTRRELLIRSALAALALRGLGLRQGDRIALNMPNILDQIVWTEGAKRLGIIYTAVFGGFSDKTLSDRIENAGARVVITADGASRNAEMAPFKEAYSDPALDRFVALPTALRITEEVLRAKLGDTALMEPVRRGLEGEITVAPADVMRELGRALDRAGTLDAATVADLRASVAEALTAAPPRVEAVIVVRHAGLPDIPWTEGRDVWAHDLLAKAEAELCAAAGLAGMEALRALDDRALYAAVAKAVPCVPVDAEYPLFIIYTSGSTGKPKGVVHVHGGYVAGLAHTMKVSFDALPGRDVIYVVADPGWITGQSYLITASLAARIPGIVTEGAPVFPNAGRFASIIERHKVTIFKAGVTFLKTVMTHPENRADVERYDRGSLRVATFCAEPTSPAVQAFGMAVMTPQYINSYWATEHGGIVWTHPYGNPDQPLRADAHTYPLPWVLGDVWVPESEPDAAGRVAFRPAEPEEKGEIVVTAPYPYLTRTIWGDAENVGKPGWKGDFDRFVTTYFGRFRDADGKPVWAYLQGDFARRYEDGSFSLHGRSDDVINVSGHRMGTEEIEGAILRDKQINPDSPVGNVIVVGAPHREKGLTPVAFVLPAKGRDITADDERRLKDLVRQEKGAVAVPSDILAVPAFPETRSGKYMRRFLTAMMNGEPLGDTSTLRNPECLTDLEARIAAWKRGQQRAEEQTLIERQRFLSVQYDRLADGVRLATVTIDNPPVNALSDRLLDELDTLVAHLARRADVRAVVITGTGRTFVAGADIRQLLDEVRDEGEARALPAKAHAVFRAIAALDKPVFAAIRGVALGGGCELAMACHVRVADPRARLGQPEINLFLPPGYGGTQRLPRLLLRKDPERGYGRALEILLSGRQIDAGTALEYGLVDVVARGADDALTLAKTMAREAALAPSTSHAPSPALPRFAGEGACSPPPPKAGEGAREAGGRGPEVMRLLRQAHSVGRGPVADTIVQLVDTGLRDGFEAGSAAEIDAFARFLLDAENGAKKGIALFLEKKSPPLPARPRRGSRDGVLPIGSPFIPGATPLPRWQLAQAVVRDLETGAAVHGDPARAETEVVIPVPEPGPNQALVYVLASEVNYNDVWALTGIPISLFDEHDEDVHVTGSGGVGMVVRMGEALQAQGRLAVGDLVAVYSGVSDLLDPEAGADPMFTDFHIQGYQSPDGSHQQFMLADGPQLFPLPPGLALEEAGSYMLAAGTGYRALFTALDVQPGKRLLVEGAAGGTGAWTVELALARRMRVTGMVSSERRAAAIRARGAEAVDRSVAEAAFTRIPADPARWAAWEEAGRPYLDALRAANGGQLVDYAVSHAGETTFPRTFQSLAEGGALTFFGASSGYHMTFLGKPGAAEPATMLRRARLRPGEAVLVFYGAGAVGLRDDMALSAIEAARESGARVCVVTDRDSERDFVLSLGYGEALAGAVSLAEIKRRVPHFDWPDTMPDLPDPQRETAAFKEAVRLFTEDTFKPLGQAVGRILRAADNPRGMPDVVVERARRDTLAVSTMLVKPHTGRVVYCGDMAPDGSGRRYSFYAPQVWMRQRRILMPSATIVGTHLSNAAEIAGLNRVIASGAVRVPTTYLGNWDELPTLHQAMWENRLPEATGGAAKAVVNHALPEAGLTSRDELLIAWAGSATGKGQ, from the coding sequence ATGGACCACGCCGTCGCGGAGTCCGCCGGACAGCCGCCGCTGCCGCAGGACGTCGCCGTCAATCCCATCCGCTCCGCCGCGGATTGGCAGAGCCAACGCGCCGCCTGCGCGGCCGATCCCGGCGCCTTCCACGGCGCCATCGCCGCGGAGACGATCCACTGGTTCGACGGCGCGCACTGGCTGATGCGCGACGCCGACGGTGTGTGGCGCGGTTGGAACGCCGCCACGGGCGAACCGGCGGACCAGGCCACGGCACGCGCGGACTGGACGCCCTGGACGCAGGCCTTCGACGGATCGGAGGCGCCCTTCTACCGCTGGTTCGCGGGCGGGCTGACCAACGCCGCCTTCAACGAGGTGGACCGCCACGTCCTGTCCGGCCATGGCTCGGAGCCGGCCTACTGGTACGAGGGCGACCGCTGGGACGCCGCGGCCAACGGCGGGCGCGGCGGCCCGGTCCATCACGTCACGCTGACCCGGCGCGAGCTGCTGATCCGCTCGGCGCTCGCCGCGCTGGCGCTGCGCGGGCTGGGGTTGAGACAAGGCGACCGCATCGCGCTGAACATGCCCAACATCCTCGACCAGATCGTCTGGACGGAGGGGGCGAAGCGCCTCGGCATCATCTACACCGCCGTCTTCGGCGGCTTCTCCGACAAGACCCTGTCCGACCGCATCGAGAACGCCGGCGCCCGCGTCGTCATCACCGCCGACGGCGCCAGCCGCAACGCCGAGATGGCTCCCTTCAAGGAAGCCTACAGCGACCCGGCGCTCGACCGCTTCGTCGCCCTGCCCACGGCGCTGCGCATCACCGAGGAGGTCCTGCGCGCCAAGCTGGGCGACACCGCCCTGATGGAGCCGGTGCGCCGCGGGCTGGAGGGCGAGATCACCGTCGCCCCCGCCGACGTGATGCGCGAACTGGGCCGGGCGCTGGACCGCGCCGGGACGCTCGACGCCGCCACCGTGGCCGACCTGCGCGCCAGCGTCGCCGAGGCGCTGACCGCTGCCCCGCCGCGCGTCGAGGCGGTGATCGTCGTCCGCCACGCCGGTCTGCCCGACATCCCCTGGACCGAGGGCCGCGACGTCTGGGCGCACGACCTGCTGGCGAAGGCCGAGGCGGAGCTGTGCGCCGCCGCTGGTTTGGCCGGCATGGAGGCGTTGCGCGCGCTGGACGACCGGGCGCTCTACGCCGCCGTGGCGAAGGCGGTTCCCTGCGTTCCGGTGGACGCGGAGTATCCGCTGTTCATCATCTACACCTCCGGCTCCACCGGAAAGCCGAAGGGGGTGGTGCATGTCCATGGCGGCTACGTCGCCGGGCTCGCCCACACCATGAAGGTCAGCTTCGACGCCCTGCCGGGCCGCGACGTCATCTACGTCGTCGCCGATCCCGGCTGGATCACCGGGCAGAGCTACCTTATCACCGCCAGCCTCGCCGCCCGCATCCCCGGCATCGTGACGGAGGGAGCGCCGGTCTTCCCCAACGCCGGCCGCTTCGCCTCCATCATCGAGCGGCACAAGGTGACCATCTTCAAGGCGGGCGTAACCTTCCTGAAGACGGTCATGACCCATCCGGAGAACCGCGCCGACGTCGAGCGCTACGACCGCGGCAGCCTGCGCGTCGCCACCTTCTGCGCCGAGCCGACCAGCCCCGCCGTCCAGGCCTTCGGGATGGCGGTGATGACTCCGCAATACATCAACAGCTATTGGGCGACGGAGCATGGCGGCATCGTCTGGACTCATCCCTACGGCAACCCCGACCAGCCGCTGCGCGCCGACGCCCACACCTATCCCCTGCCCTGGGTTCTCGGCGACGTCTGGGTCCCCGAGAGCGAGCCGGACGCCGCCGGCCGCGTCGCCTTCCGCCCCGCCGAACCGGAGGAGAAGGGCGAGATCGTCGTCACCGCCCCCTATCCCTATCTGACCCGCACCATCTGGGGCGACGCGGAGAATGTCGGGAAGCCGGGCTGGAAGGGCGACTTCGACCGTTTCGTGACGACCTATTTCGGGCGCTTCCGCGACGCCGACGGCAAGCCGGTCTGGGCCTACCTGCAGGGCGACTTCGCGCGGCGCTACGAGGACGGCAGCTTCAGCCTGCACGGGAGGTCCGACGACGTCATCAACGTGTCCGGCCACCGCATGGGGACGGAGGAGATCGAGGGGGCGATCCTGCGCGACAAGCAGATCAACCCCGACAGCCCGGTCGGCAACGTCATCGTGGTCGGCGCCCCCCACCGCGAGAAGGGCCTGACCCCCGTCGCCTTCGTCCTGCCCGCCAAGGGCCGCGACATCACCGCCGACGACGAGCGCCGGCTGAAGGATCTGGTGCGGCAGGAGAAGGGCGCGGTCGCCGTCCCCTCCGACATCCTCGCCGTCCCGGCCTTTCCCGAGACGCGCTCCGGCAAGTACATGCGCCGCTTCCTGACGGCGATGATGAACGGGGAGCCGCTGGGCGACACCTCCACCCTGCGCAACCCGGAATGCCTGACCGACCTTGAGGCGCGCATCGCCGCCTGGAAACGCGGCCAGCAGCGGGCGGAGGAACAGACCCTCATCGAACGGCAGCGCTTCCTGTCCGTCCAGTACGACCGTCTGGCCGACGGCGTGCGCCTGGCGACGGTGACCATCGACAACCCGCCGGTCAACGCGCTCTCCGACCGCCTGCTCGACGAGCTGGACACGCTGGTCGCCCATCTCGCCCGGCGGGCGGACGTGCGGGCCGTGGTGATCACCGGCACGGGCCGGACCTTCGTGGCCGGCGCCGACATCCGCCAGCTTCTCGACGAGGTGCGGGACGAGGGCGAGGCCCGCGCCCTGCCCGCCAAGGCCCACGCCGTCTTCCGCGCCATCGCGGCGCTGGACAAGCCGGTGTTCGCCGCGATCCGCGGCGTGGCGCTGGGCGGCGGCTGCGAGCTGGCGATGGCCTGCCATGTCCGGGTGGCCGATCCCCGCGCCCGATTGGGCCAGCCGGAGATCAACCTGTTCCTGCCGCCGGGCTATGGCGGCACGCAGCGCCTGCCGCGCCTGCTGCTTCGGAAAGACCCGGAGCGGGGGTACGGGCGAGCGCTGGAGATCCTGCTGTCCGGGCGCCAGATCGACGCCGGGACGGCGCTGGAGTATGGGCTGGTGGATGTGGTGGCGCGGGGGGCGGACGATGCGCTGACGCTGGCGAAGACAATGGCGCGGGAGGCCGCACTTGCCCCCTCCACTTCTCATGCCCCCTCCCCAGCCCTCCCCCGCTTCGCGGGAGAGGGGGCCTGTTCCCCTCCACCGCCAAAGGCGGGGGAGGGTGCCCGCGAAGCGGGCGGGAGGGGGCCGGAGGTGATGCGCCTCCTCCGCCAAGCCCACAGCGTCGGCCGCGGTCCGGTCGCCGACACCATCGTCCAGCTCGTCGACACCGGCCTGCGCGACGGCTTCGAGGCCGGCTCAGCCGCCGAGATCGATGCCTTCGCCCGCTTCCTCCTCGACGCCGAGAACGGCGCCAAGAAGGGCATCGCCCTGTTCCTGGAGAAGAAATCGCCGCCCCTGCCCGCCCGTCCGCGGCGCGGCAGCCGCGACGGCGTGCTGCCCATCGGGAGCCCCTTCATCCCCGGCGCCACGCCCCTGCCCCGCTGGCAGCTCGCCCAGGCCGTCGTGCGCGACCTGGAAACGGGAGCGGCCGTCCATGGCGACCCGGCGCGGGCCGAGACGGAGGTCGTCATCCCCGTCCCCGAGCCCGGCCCCAACCAGGCGCTCGTCTACGTCCTCGCCTCCGAGGTCAACTACAACGACGTCTGGGCGCTGACCGGCATCCCCATCTCGCTGTTCGACGAGCATGACGAAGACGTGCACGTCACCGGCTCCGGCGGCGTCGGCATGGTCGTGCGGATGGGCGAGGCGTTGCAGGCGCAGGGGCGCCTGGCCGTCGGCGATCTGGTCGCCGTCTATTCCGGAGTCTCCGACCTGCTGGACCCGGAGGCCGGGGCCGACCCGATGTTCACCGACTTCCACATCCAGGGCTACCAGTCGCCGGACGGCAGCCACCAGCAATTCATGCTGGCCGACGGGCCGCAGCTCTTCCCCCTGCCGCCCGGCCTCGCGCTGGAGGAGGCGGGGAGCTACATGCTCGCCGCCGGCACCGGCTACCGCGCGCTGTTCACGGCCCTCGACGTCCAGCCCGGCAAGCGCCTGCTGGTGGAAGGCGCGGCGGGCGGCACCGGCGCCTGGACGGTCGAACTGGCGCTGGCCCGGCGCATGAGGGTGACCGGCATGGTGTCGTCGGAACGCCGCGCCGCCGCGATCCGCGCCCGCGGGGCGGAGGCGGTGGACCGCTCCGTCGCCGAGGCCGCCTTCACCCGCATCCCCGCCGACCCGGCACGGTGGGCCGCGTGGGAGGAGGCCGGACGCCCCTACCTCGACGCACTGCGCGCCGCCAACGGCGGCCAGCTCGTCGACTACGCGGTCAGCCACGCCGGCGAGACGACCTTCCCGCGCACCTTCCAATCGCTGGCCGAGGGCGGCGCGCTGACCTTCTTCGGCGCGTCCAGCGGCTACCACATGACCTTCCTCGGCAAGCCCGGCGCCGCCGAGCCGGCCACGATGCTGCGCCGCGCCCGCCTGCGCCCCGGCGAGGCCGTGCTGGTCTTCTACGGCGCCGGGGCGGTGGGTCTGCGCGACGACATGGCGCTGTCGGCCATCGAGGCGGCGCGCGAGTCCGGCGCCCGCGTCTGCGTCGTCACCGACCGGGATTCCGAGCGCGACTTCGTGCTGTCGCTGGGCTATGGCGAGGCGCTGGCCGGCGCCGTATCGCTGGCCGAGATCAAGCGCCGCGTGCCGCATTTCGACTGGCCCGACACCATGCCGGACCTGCCCGACCCGCAGCGCGAGACGGCCGCCTTCAAGGAGGCCGTGCGCCTGTTCACCGAGGACACCTTCAAGCCGCTGGGCCAAGCGGTGGGCCGCATCCTGCGCGCCGCCGACAACCCGCGCGGCATGCCGGACGTGGTGGTGGAGCGGGCGCGGCGCGACACGCTGGCCGTCTCCACCATGCTGGTGAAGCCGCACACGGGGCGCGTCGTCTATTGCGGCGACATGGCCCCCGACGGTAGTGGTCGGCGCTACAGCTTTTACGCGCCCCAGGTGTGGATGCGCCAGCGCCGCATCCTGATGCCATCCGCGACCATCGTCGGCACGCATCTTTCGAACGCTGCGGAAATCGCAGGGCTGAACCGCGTCATTGCGTCGGGGGCGGTCCGTGTGCCAACGACATACCTCGGTAACTGGGACGAGCTGCCCACGCTCCATCAGGCCATGTGGGAGAACCGCCTGCCGGAAGCGACCGGCGGCGCCGCCAAGGCCGTCGTGAACCACGCGCTGCCGGAAGCGGGCCTGACCTCGCGGGACGAACTGCTGATCGCCTGGGCGGGGTCGGCAACAGGAAAGGGACAATGA